The proteins below come from a single Mycolicibacterium sp. TY81 genomic window:
- a CDS encoding aminodeoxychorismate synthase component I, with product MRVERLADLGDAPGVLKAVADAAARRGLPPPAALLGDWFGATAVIAPSVAIEPVAATEVFDAPTGSGETIGGGWFGYLSYPDGGHRIPAAAGGWSDSVLRQDAAGHWWYESLSGAALPDWLAALEPAAPAPYAIDWRAPDRAGHRAGVLSCLDAIAAGEVYQACVCTRFTGRLSGAPIDFFVDAVTRTAPARAAFVAGEWGAVASLSPELFLSRRGEVVTSSPIKGTLPLDRPPSELASSVKDVAENIMIVDLVRNDLSRVATTGSVRVPQLLAVEPAPGVWHLVSTVAARVPVDTPMAAVLDAAFPPASVTGTPKCRARELLADWEPYDRGIYCGAVGLASPLAGTELNVAIRTVEFDPDGGAILGVGGGITADSDPDREWEECLHKAAATVSLSLSREQSAASGRYPAQNWVDRH from the coding sequence GTGCGAGTCGAGCGGTTGGCCGACCTGGGCGACGCCCCGGGGGTGTTGAAGGCTGTCGCCGACGCCGCCGCCCGCCGCGGCCTGCCCCCGCCGGCCGCGCTGCTGGGTGACTGGTTCGGTGCGACGGCCGTCATCGCGCCGAGCGTCGCCATCGAGCCGGTGGCCGCCACCGAAGTCTTCGACGCGCCAACGGGTTCCGGTGAGACGATCGGTGGCGGCTGGTTCGGCTACCTGTCGTACCCGGACGGTGGTCACCGGATCCCGGCGGCTGCCGGCGGCTGGTCGGACTCGGTGCTGCGGCAGGACGCCGCCGGGCACTGGTGGTACGAAAGCCTTTCCGGGGCAGCGCTTCCCGACTGGCTGGCCGCCCTGGAGCCGGCGGCGCCCGCGCCGTACGCGATCGACTGGCGGGCGCCGGACCGCGCCGGCCACCGCGCCGGCGTGCTGTCCTGCCTCGACGCGATCGCCGCGGGCGAGGTGTACCAGGCCTGCGTCTGTACCCGCTTCACCGGACGGCTGTCCGGCGCGCCCATCGACTTCTTCGTCGACGCGGTGACGCGGACCGCGCCCGCCCGGGCCGCGTTCGTCGCGGGCGAGTGGGGCGCTGTCGCGTCGCTGTCCCCGGAACTGTTCCTGAGCCGCCGCGGCGAGGTCGTCACCTCCAGCCCCATCAAAGGCACTCTCCCCCTTGATCGTCCGCCGTCGGAGCTGGCGTCGTCGGTCAAAGATGTGGCCGAGAACATCATGATCGTCGACCTCGTCCGCAATGATCTGAGCCGCGTCGCGACGACCGGGTCCGTCCGGGTGCCGCAGCTGCTGGCAGTCGAGCCCGCGCCGGGCGTCTGGCATCTCGTGTCGACGGTGGCCGCGCGGGTTCCGGTCGACACCCCGATGGCAGCCGTGCTCGATGCCGCGTTCCCGCCCGCGTCGGTGACCGGCACCCCGAAATGCCGAGCCCGCGAACTCCTCGCCGACTGGGAGCCGTACGACCGCGGAATCTATTGCGGGGCGGTCGGTTTGGCGTCACCCCTGGCCGGCACCGAACTCAACGTCGCGATCCGCACCGTGGAATTCGACCCCGACGGCGGAGCGATCCTGGGGGTGGGCGGTGGCATCACCGCCGACTCCGACCCGGACCGCGAGTGGGAAGAGTGCCTCCACAAAGCCGCCGCCACCGTCAGCCTCTCCCTGTCTCGCGAGCAGTCCGCTGCAAGCGGGCGGTACCCTGCGCAAAATTGGGTCGATCGACACTGA
- a CDS encoding RNA polymerase sigma-70 factor — MTGSASVAGGEHAERFTHLRPLLFTIAYEILGSATESDDVLQDSYLRWAEVDLDTVRDTKSYLAQLVTRQALNALRAGARRREEYVGPWLPEPLLLDERDASSDVVLAESVSMAMLVVLETLGPDERAVFVLREVFGFDYDEIAGAVGKSTAAVRQVAHRAREHVQARRKRYTPDTAKSAEVTTQFLTAAATGDLDGLMTLLAPNVTWTADSDGKVSAARRPVYGPDKVGRLLLGLMRGIADYPEARADLATYNSAPALVLYLGEKLEGVILIEIEDGKISHFYAVRNPDKLGGVLVEREIRRTV, encoded by the coding sequence ATGACCGGCTCAGCCAGTGTCGCAGGGGGTGAACACGCCGAGCGGTTCACCCACCTGCGGCCGCTCCTCTTCACCATCGCCTACGAAATCCTGGGCTCGGCAACGGAATCCGACGACGTGCTGCAGGACAGCTACCTGCGGTGGGCCGAGGTCGACCTCGACACCGTGCGGGACACCAAGTCGTACCTGGCGCAGTTGGTCACCCGGCAGGCGTTGAATGCCCTGCGGGCCGGCGCTCGCCGCCGCGAGGAGTACGTCGGCCCGTGGCTGCCCGAGCCGCTGCTGCTCGACGAGCGCGACGCCTCCTCGGATGTCGTTCTCGCCGAGTCGGTTTCGATGGCGATGCTCGTGGTCCTGGAGACGCTGGGCCCCGACGAACGGGCCGTGTTCGTGCTGCGTGAGGTGTTCGGGTTCGACTATGACGAAATCGCCGGGGCCGTAGGCAAATCCACCGCGGCGGTGCGCCAGGTCGCACACCGGGCCCGCGAGCATGTCCAGGCCCGGCGTAAGCGGTACACGCCCGACACCGCCAAGTCCGCCGAGGTCACCACGCAGTTCCTGACGGCAGCGGCGACCGGCGATCTGGACGGCTTGATGACGCTGCTGGCCCCGAACGTCACTTGGACCGCGGACAGCGACGGCAAGGTCAGCGCCGCCCGGCGACCGGTCTACGGCCCGGACAAGGTCGGGCGACTGCTGCTCGGCCTCATGCGCGGCATCGCCGACTACCCCGAGGCCCGCGCCGACCTCGCGACGTACAACAGCGCCCCGGCACTGGTGCTCTACCTCGGCGAGAAACTCGAGGGCGTCATCCTGATCGAGATCGAGGACGGCAAGATCAGCCACTTCTACGCCGTGCGCAACCCCGACAAGCTCGGTGGGGTGCTGGTCGAGCGGGAGATCCGGCGGACCGTCTGA
- a CDS encoding NAD(P)/FAD-dependent oxidoreductase: MTGNQKLHRVVVIGGGYAGALAANHVRMRDDVAVTLVNPRPKFVERIRLHQHAAGNYDATVGYDTLLADDVRVVIDTATRIDAAARTVELASGDTLDYDYLIYAVGSTGAVPASVPGAAEFAYPLAEFEQAERLAARLQDVPLSAPLVVIGAGLTGIEAAAEFAEAGRNVVLVGNKLAPAMSAPARRSVAKALAKLGVTVIEGDVSAVSAHRVTLADGRFISSAVTVWTAGFGTPQLAAASGLRTDDLGRLLTDETMTSIDDPRIVATGDAAAPSGQPLRMSCQATSPLTVTAVGTVLSRIAGTEPKPLDPVFVGSCVSLGRHLATIQIARKDDSSTNYYIGGRVGAKLKEAICKGTLWGIRRVANKPSAVFVMTGGKRAEQLAETVSA; the protein is encoded by the coding sequence ATGACCGGAAACCAGAAGCTCCACCGCGTTGTCGTCATCGGCGGCGGATACGCCGGCGCACTGGCGGCCAATCACGTCCGGATGCGCGACGACGTGGCCGTCACCCTGGTGAACCCGCGGCCCAAGTTCGTCGAACGCATCCGCCTGCACCAGCACGCGGCCGGGAACTACGACGCCACCGTCGGCTACGACACCCTCCTCGCCGACGACGTCCGCGTGGTGATCGACACCGCCACCCGCATCGACGCCGCGGCCCGCACCGTCGAGCTGGCGTCTGGCGACACCCTGGACTACGACTACCTGATCTACGCCGTCGGCAGCACTGGCGCCGTCCCGGCGTCGGTGCCCGGCGCCGCCGAATTCGCTTATCCCCTGGCCGAATTCGAGCAGGCCGAGCGGCTGGCCGCGCGACTGCAGGACGTGCCGCTGTCCGCGCCACTGGTGGTCATCGGTGCCGGGCTGACCGGCATCGAGGCGGCGGCCGAATTCGCCGAGGCCGGCCGCAACGTCGTGCTGGTCGGCAACAAGCTCGCGCCGGCGATGAGCGCCCCGGCCCGTCGCTCGGTGGCCAAGGCCCTGGCCAAGCTGGGCGTGACTGTGATCGAGGGCGACGTCAGCGCCGTCAGCGCCCACCGGGTGACCCTCGCCGACGGGCGCTTCATCAGTAGCGCCGTCACGGTGTGGACCGCCGGCTTCGGCACCCCCCAACTGGCGGCCGCCAGCGGACTGCGGACCGATGACCTGGGCCGGTTGCTGACCGATGAAACCATGACCAGCATCGACGATCCGCGCATCGTCGCCACCGGCGACGCCGCTGCACCGTCGGGTCAGCCGCTGCGGATGAGCTGCCAGGCGACGAGTCCGCTCACCGTGACGGCCGTGGGGACCGTGCTGAGCCGGATCGCCGGAACCGAGCCCAAACCCCTCGACCCCGTGTTCGTCGGATCGTGCGTCAGCCTCGGCCGGCACCTGGCGACCATCCAGATCGCCCGGAAAGACGACTCCTCCACCAATTACTACATCGGCGGTCGAGTCGGCGCGAAGCTGAAGGAAGCCATCTGCAAGGGCACGCTGTGGGGGATCCGACGGGTCGCCAATAAGCCGAGCGCGGTGTTCGTGATGACGGGCGGCAAGCGGGCCGAACAACTGGCGGAGACTGTCAGCGCATGA
- the gdhA gene encoding NADP-specific glutamate dehydrogenase codes for MAQDGLHERLHDVYEEVTHRNAGEIEFHQAVYEVLTSLGPVVDKHPEYSDTAIIRRLFEPERQIIFRVPWIDDAGAEQINRGFRVEFNSALGPFKGGLRFHPSVYLGIVKFLGFEQIFKNSLTGLPIGGGKGGSDFDPKGRSKNEVMRFCQSFMTELYRHIGEYTDVPAGDIGVGGREIGYLFGQYKRITNRYESGVLTGKGLTWGGSQVRTEATGYGTVFFVDEILRSTGQSFDGKQVVVSGSGNVATYAIEKVHALGGTVIGCSDSSGYIVDEKGVDLELLKELKEVRRGRISEYAEMRGGGAQFVENDSVWQLPCDIALPCATQNELDGDDAKALIASGCQVVAEGANMPCTPEAVKLFAEAKVAFAPGKAANAGGVATSALEMQQNASRDSWTFEETEQRLAEIMGRIHDRCLSTADEYGQPGNYMAGANIAGFIRVADAMSALGVV; via the coding sequence ATGGCGCAGGACGGCTTACACGAGCGGCTGCACGACGTCTACGAGGAAGTCACCCACCGCAACGCCGGCGAGATCGAATTCCACCAAGCCGTCTACGAGGTTCTGACGAGCCTGGGTCCGGTCGTCGACAAGCACCCCGAGTACTCCGACACCGCCATCATCCGACGGCTGTTCGAGCCGGAGCGGCAGATCATCTTCCGCGTGCCGTGGATCGATGACGCCGGAGCCGAGCAGATCAACCGTGGCTTCCGCGTCGAGTTCAACTCCGCGCTGGGTCCGTTCAAGGGCGGCCTGCGGTTCCATCCGTCGGTGTACCTGGGCATCGTGAAATTCCTTGGCTTCGAGCAGATTTTCAAGAACTCACTGACCGGTCTGCCCATCGGCGGCGGCAAGGGCGGGTCGGACTTCGACCCCAAAGGCCGCTCCAAGAACGAGGTGATGCGGTTCTGTCAGTCGTTCATGACCGAGCTGTACCGGCACATCGGTGAGTACACCGACGTCCCCGCCGGCGACATCGGCGTCGGCGGCCGTGAGATCGGCTACCTGTTCGGCCAGTACAAGCGCATCACCAACCGCTACGAGTCCGGCGTCCTGACCGGCAAGGGCCTGACATGGGGTGGCTCGCAGGTCCGCACCGAGGCCACCGGCTACGGCACGGTGTTCTTCGTCGACGAAATCCTGCGCAGCACCGGGCAATCCTTCGACGGCAAGCAGGTCGTGGTGTCCGGGTCCGGCAACGTCGCGACCTACGCCATCGAGAAGGTGCACGCACTCGGCGGCACCGTCATCGGCTGTTCGGACTCCAGCGGATACATCGTGGACGAGAAGGGCGTCGACCTCGAGCTGCTCAAGGAGCTCAAGGAAGTGCGCCGCGGCCGGATTTCCGAGTACGCCGAAATGCGCGGCGGCGGTGCGCAGTTCGTCGAGAACGATTCGGTCTGGCAGTTACCGTGCGACATCGCGCTGCCGTGCGCGACGCAGAACGAGCTGGACGGCGACGACGCGAAGGCACTGATCGCGTCCGGCTGCCAGGTCGTCGCCGAGGGCGCCAACATGCCGTGCACCCCGGAGGCGGTGAAACTGTTCGCCGAGGCCAAGGTCGCGTTCGCGCCCGGCAAGGCCGCCAACGCCGGCGGCGTCGCCACCAGCGCGCTGGAGATGCAGCAGAACGCGTCGCGCGACTCGTGGACGTTCGAGGAGACCGAGCAGCGGCTGGCCGAGATCATGGGCCGCATCCACGACCGCTGCCTGAGCACCGCCGACGAATACGGCCAGCCGGGCAACTACATGGCCGGGGCCAACATCGCCGGCTTCATCCGGGTCGCCGACGCGATGTCGGCCCTCGGAGTCGTCTGA
- the metG gene encoding methionine--tRNA ligase, whose product MSEPFYITTAIAYPNGAPHIGHAYEYIATDAIARFKRLDGFDVRYLTGTDVHGQKMAEAAAAEGITAAELATRNSDVFQALQEKLNISFDRFIRTSDADHYEASKEIWRRMNEAGDIYLGTYAGWYSIRDERFFAEDETEVRDGSRFAIETGTPVTWTEEQTYFFKLSAYTDRLLAHYEAHPEFIGPDVRRNEIVSFVSGGLKDLSISRTTFDWGVPVPDHPEHVMYVWVDALTNYLTGVGFPDTAAEDFGKYWPANLHMIGKDIIRFHSVYWPAFLMSAGIALPERVFAHGFINVKGEKMSKSVGNVVDPIALIDAFGLDQVRYFFLREVSFGQDGSYSEEAIIGRINADLANELGNLAQRSLSMVNKNLGGIVPEPGEFTAADLELLKQADALLEQVRAHYDVPAMHLALEAIWQMLGAANRYFSAEEPWVLRKSPAESDQTRFGTVLYTTLEAVRIAALLVQPVMPESGGKLLDLLGQDASARDFRALGTRLSPGTVLPTPEGVFPRYQAETKE is encoded by the coding sequence ATGAGTGAGCCTTTCTACATCACCACCGCCATCGCGTACCCGAACGGCGCACCGCACATCGGGCACGCGTACGAGTACATCGCCACCGACGCGATCGCCCGGTTCAAGCGGCTCGACGGCTTCGACGTCCGCTACCTGACCGGTACCGACGTGCACGGCCAGAAGATGGCCGAGGCCGCGGCGGCCGAAGGCATCACCGCCGCGGAGCTGGCCACGCGCAACTCCGACGTGTTCCAGGCGCTGCAGGAGAAGCTCAACATCTCCTTCGACCGGTTCATCCGGACGTCCGACGCCGACCACTACGAGGCGTCCAAGGAAATCTGGCGCCGGATGAACGAGGCCGGGGACATCTACCTCGGCACGTACGCCGGCTGGTACTCGATCCGCGACGAGCGCTTCTTCGCCGAGGACGAGACCGAGGTGCGCGACGGCAGCCGGTTCGCCATCGAGACCGGCACGCCCGTCACGTGGACCGAGGAGCAGACCTACTTCTTCAAGCTGTCGGCCTACACCGACCGGCTGCTGGCGCACTACGAAGCGCATCCCGAATTCATCGGACCCGATGTGCGGCGCAACGAGATCGTCAGCTTCGTCTCGGGCGGGCTCAAGGACCTCTCGATCTCGCGCACCACGTTCGACTGGGGCGTCCCGGTACCCGACCACCCCGAGCACGTCATGTACGTGTGGGTCGACGCGTTGACGAATTACCTTACGGGCGTGGGCTTTCCGGACACCGCCGCCGAGGACTTCGGCAAGTACTGGCCGGCGAATCTGCACATGATCGGCAAGGACATCATCCGGTTCCACAGCGTCTACTGGCCGGCGTTCCTGATGTCGGCTGGAATCGCCCTTCCGGAGCGGGTTTTCGCGCACGGCTTCATCAATGTCAAGGGCGAGAAGATGAGCAAGTCGGTGGGCAACGTGGTGGATCCCATCGCGCTGATCGACGCCTTCGGCCTGGACCAGGTGCGCTACTTCTTCCTGCGCGAGGTGTCCTTCGGCCAGGACGGCAGCTACAGCGAGGAAGCCATCATCGGCCGCATCAACGCCGACCTGGCCAACGAACTGGGCAACCTGGCACAGCGCTCGCTGTCGATGGTGAACAAGAACCTCGGCGGAATCGTGCCGGAGCCAGGCGAATTCACCGCCGCCGACCTCGAGTTGCTCAAGCAGGCCGACGCGCTGCTCGAGCAGGTGCGGGCGCACTACGACGTGCCGGCAATGCATCTGGCGCTGGAGGCCATCTGGCAGATGCTCGGTGCCGCCAACCGCTACTTCTCGGCCGAAGAACCGTGGGTGCTGCGCAAGTCTCCCGCTGAGTCGGACCAGACCCGCTTCGGCACAGTGCTATACACGACGCTGGAGGCGGTCCGGATCGCCGCGCTGCTGGTGCAGCCGGTGATGCCGGAGTCCGGGGGGAAGCTGCTCGACCTTCTTGGGCAGGACGCCTCGGCACGGGATTTCCGTGCCCTGGGTACTCGGCTGTCACCGGGGACGGTGCTACCGACACCCGAAGGCGTATTTCCCCGCTATCAAGCGGAGACCAAGGAGTAA
- a CDS encoding TatD family hydrolase — protein sequence MSAKREKPPAPEPLPGLIDAHTHLDACGATDAASIKEILDRAEAVGVEKVVTIADDLEAAEWAVGAAHADPRVYAAVALHPTRANALDDQARRTLEGLAADPRVVAVGETGIDMYWPGKLDGCADEATQREAFAWHIDLAKRVGKPLMIHNRDGDAEVLDVLRSEGAPETVIFHCFSSDAAMARTCADHGWLMSLSGTVSFRNAHALREAAAIIPAELLLVETDAPFLTPHPFRGAPNESYCLPYTVRALAEIRNSSAAEIAAVTSENASKSYGLYH from the coding sequence GTGAGCGCCAAACGAGAGAAGCCGCCCGCCCCGGAACCACTGCCCGGACTGATCGACGCCCACACCCACCTGGACGCCTGTGGCGCGACCGACGCGGCGAGCATCAAGGAAATCCTGGACCGTGCCGAAGCCGTCGGCGTCGAGAAGGTCGTCACCATCGCCGACGATCTCGAGGCGGCCGAGTGGGCCGTCGGCGCCGCGCATGCCGATCCGCGTGTGTACGCCGCCGTCGCGCTGCATCCGACCCGTGCCAACGCCCTCGATGACCAGGCCAGACGCACCCTGGAAGGCCTGGCCGCCGACCCGCGTGTGGTCGCGGTGGGGGAGACCGGCATCGACATGTACTGGCCCGGCAAGCTCGACGGTTGCGCCGACGAGGCGACGCAGCGCGAGGCCTTCGCCTGGCACATCGACCTGGCCAAACGGGTCGGCAAGCCGCTGATGATCCACAACCGGGACGGCGACGCCGAGGTCCTCGACGTGCTGAGGTCCGAGGGCGCGCCGGAGACGGTGATCTTCCACTGCTTCTCGTCGGACGCCGCGATGGCCCGCACCTGCGCTGATCACGGCTGGCTCATGAGTCTGTCCGGCACCGTCAGCTTCCGGAACGCGCATGCGCTGCGGGAGGCGGCCGCGATCATCCCGGCGGAGCTGTTGCTCGTCGAAACCGACGCGCCGTTCCTGACGCCGCACCCGTTCCGCGGCGCGCCCAACGAGTCGTACTGCCTGCCGTACACGGTCCGCGCACTGGCCGAGATCCGGAATTCTTCAGCGGCCGAAATTGCCGCGGTGACCTCGGAAAACGCTTCGAAAAGCTATGGGCTGTATCATTAG
- a CDS encoding resuscitation-promoting factor encodes MNVLNKLHDARSPMLRGVTGAFLATLTVAGGFAVANHKTVTLTIDGAPMTVQTMKTRIGDVLTENGFSVGERDDLFPAADQDVHESDNIVLRRSRPLDISLDGQNTRQVWTTAATVQDALKQLSMTDTAPVAADRATRVPLGGMSLPVVSARNVTIVDGGVPRQVHLAAANVAGLLATAGVPLEQRDTVVPAAATPVTEGMTIDVTRIRLQQVTTESPLPPTMNTVPDPALNMSRKVVDDPGQPGTQNVTFAVATVNGVETGRLPVSNQVLTPARDGVLRIGAKPGTEVPPVTQGAAWDALARCESTGNWAINTGNGFYGGVQFDQNTWERQGGLRYAARADLATREEQIAIAEVTRARQGWGAWPVCSGRIGAR; translated from the coding sequence TTGAACGTTCTGAACAAATTGCATGATGCGCGCTCGCCGATGCTGCGTGGCGTGACCGGGGCCTTCCTCGCCACGCTGACCGTCGCAGGCGGGTTCGCCGTCGCGAACCACAAGACCGTCACCCTCACCATCGACGGCGCACCGATGACGGTGCAGACCATGAAGACCCGCATCGGCGACGTCCTGACGGAGAACGGCTTCTCCGTCGGCGAGCGCGACGATCTCTTCCCGGCGGCCGACCAGGACGTGCACGAGTCCGACAACATCGTGCTGCGCCGCAGCCGCCCTCTCGACATCTCGCTGGACGGCCAGAACACCCGCCAGGTGTGGACCACCGCCGCCACCGTGCAGGACGCCCTCAAGCAGCTGTCCATGACCGACACCGCGCCCGTCGCCGCCGACCGCGCCACCCGCGTGCCGCTGGGCGGCATGTCGCTTCCGGTCGTCAGCGCCCGCAACGTGACCATCGTCGACGGTGGTGTGCCGCGCCAGGTGCACCTGGCCGCGGCCAATGTGGCCGGACTGCTCGCCACGGCCGGCGTACCGCTGGAACAGCGCGACACCGTCGTCCCCGCGGCGGCCACGCCGGTCACCGAGGGCATGACGATCGACGTGACCCGCATTCGGCTGCAGCAGGTGACCACGGAATCGCCGCTGCCCCCGACGATGAACACCGTTCCCGACCCGGCGCTGAACATGAGCCGCAAGGTGGTCGACGATCCGGGCCAGCCCGGCACACAGAACGTCACGTTCGCTGTGGCCACGGTCAACGGTGTCGAAACCGGCCGCCTGCCGGTCTCCAACCAGGTGCTGACCCCGGCGCGCGACGGCGTCCTGCGCATCGGCGCCAAGCCCGGCACCGAGGTGCCGCCGGTGACGCAAGGCGCCGCCTGGGACGCGCTGGCGCGTTGCGAGTCCACCGGTAACTGGGCCATCAATACCGGCAACGGATTTTACGGTGGAGTCCAATTTGACCAGAACACCTGGGAACGACAGGGCGGTCTGCGTTATGCTGCGAGAGCTGATCTTGCGACACGTGAAGAGCAGATCGCGATTGCTGAAGTGACGCGAGCCCGCCAAGGTTGGGGTGCCTGGCCTGTGTGTAGCGGGAGAATTGGGGCACGATGA
- the rsmA gene encoding 16S rRNA (adenine(1518)-N(6)/adenine(1519)-N(6))-dimethyltransferase RsmA → MTIRLLGRTEIRHLAKELDFRPRKAFGQNFVHDANTVRRIVSASGVNRQSHVLEVGPGLGSLTLALLDRGAKVTAVEIDPVLARQLPTTVAEHSHSEIGRLTVVNRDVLDLMPSDLDEQPTALVANLPYNVAVPAILHLLSEFPTIRTVMVMVQAEVAERLAADPGTKDYGVPSAKVRFFGNVRRYGMVSPTVFWPIPRVYSGLVRIDRYETSPWPTDDNFRSKVFDLIDIAFAQRRKTSRNAFAEWAGSGNASAERLLAASIDPARRGETLAIADFVRLLQRSGELDREQETVAPESDQQVDANH, encoded by the coding sequence ATGACGATCCGCCTACTCGGTCGAACCGAAATCCGGCATCTGGCGAAAGAGCTTGATTTCCGACCGCGTAAAGCGTTCGGTCAGAACTTCGTGCACGACGCCAACACGGTGCGCCGCATCGTGTCGGCCTCCGGTGTCAACCGGCAGTCCCACGTCCTGGAGGTGGGCCCGGGTCTGGGCTCGCTGACGCTGGCGCTGCTGGACAGGGGCGCGAAGGTCACTGCCGTCGAGATCGACCCGGTGCTGGCCCGCCAGCTGCCGACCACCGTCGCCGAGCACTCTCACAGCGAGATCGGCCGGCTGACCGTGGTGAACCGCGATGTGCTCGACCTGATGCCGTCCGACCTGGACGAGCAGCCGACCGCGCTGGTCGCCAACCTGCCGTACAACGTCGCGGTGCCGGCCATCCTGCACCTGCTCTCGGAATTCCCGACCATCCGCACCGTCATGGTGATGGTCCAGGCCGAGGTCGCCGAGCGGCTCGCCGCCGACCCGGGCACCAAGGACTACGGAGTCCCCAGCGCCAAGGTGCGCTTCTTCGGCAACGTCCGCCGCTACGGCATGGTCTCGCCGACGGTGTTCTGGCCGATCCCGCGCGTCTATTCGGGCCTGGTCCGGATCGACCGGTACGAGACGTCGCCGTGGCCGACCGACGACAACTTCCGCTCGAAGGTGTTCGACCTGATCGACATCGCCTTCGCGCAGCGGCGCAAGACCTCGCGCAATGCCTTCGCCGAGTGGGCGGGTTCGGGCAATGCCTCGGCCGAGCGTCTGCTGGCCGCCAGCATCGACCCGGCACGTCGGGGCGAGACTCTGGCCATCGCCGACTTCGTCCGGCTGCTGCAGCGTTCGGGGGAGCTGGACCGCGAGCAGGAGACTGTCGCTCCCGAGTCGGACCAGCAGGTCGACGCCAACCACTAG
- a CDS encoding 4-(cytidine 5'-diphospho)-2-C-methyl-D-erythritol kinase — protein MSASDGNTASEWVPTGSVTVRVPGKVNLYLGVGDCRDDGYHELTTVFHAVSLFDEVTVRNADLLSVEMLGDGAEGLPTDHRNLAWRAAELMAEHVGRAPDVAISIDKSIPVAGGMAGGSADAAAVLVAINNLWELGVPRRDLHALAARLGSDVPFALHGGTALGTGRGEQLATVLARNTFHWVLAFAEGGLSTPKVFAELDNLRADGRKGGPPALDDPEPLLTALASGDPRELAPLLGNDLQAAAVSLDTGLRRTLRAGVEAGALAGIVSGSGPTCAFLCASADDAVEVGTQLSGAGVCRTVRVASGPVHGARVVPAPSKQG, from the coding sequence GTGTCTGCGTCGGATGGAAACACTGCTTCTGAGTGGGTGCCCACTGGCTCGGTGACCGTCCGTGTGCCGGGCAAGGTCAACCTCTACCTCGGCGTCGGTGACTGCCGCGATGACGGCTATCACGAGCTGACGACGGTCTTCCACGCCGTCTCCCTGTTCGACGAGGTGACGGTCCGCAACGCCGATCTGCTGTCGGTGGAGATGCTGGGCGACGGCGCCGAAGGACTGCCGACCGATCACCGTAATCTCGCCTGGCGGGCCGCCGAACTGATGGCCGAGCACGTCGGCCGCGCGCCCGACGTCGCCATCTCGATCGACAAGTCCATTCCGGTGGCCGGCGGTATGGCCGGTGGCAGTGCCGATGCGGCGGCCGTTCTGGTTGCGATCAACAATCTGTGGGAGCTGGGCGTCCCGCGCCGGGACCTGCATGCGCTGGCCGCCCGCCTGGGCAGCGACGTGCCGTTCGCGCTGCACGGCGGCACCGCGCTCGGTACCGGCCGCGGAGAGCAGTTGGCGACCGTGCTGGCGCGCAACACCTTCCATTGGGTGCTGGCCTTCGCCGAGGGCGGGTTGTCCACGCCGAAGGTTTTTGCCGAGCTGGACAACCTGCGGGCAGACGGGCGCAAGGGCGGCCCGCCGGCGCTGGACGATCCCGAGCCGTTGCTGACCGCGCTGGCATCCGGGGATCCCCGAGAACTCGCACCGCTGCTGGGCAACGACCTGCAGGCCGCGGCGGTCAGTCTGGACACCGGCCTGCGGCGCACACTGCGAGCCGGTGTCGAAGCCGGGGCGCTGGCGGGCATCGTGTCCGGTTCCGGACCGACGTGCGCATTCCTGTGCGCCTCCGCCGACGACGCGGTCGAGGTCGGTACCCAGCTTTCCGGCGCCGGGGTGTGCCGGACGGTACGTGTGGCCAGCGGCCCGGTGCACGGCGCCAGGGTGGTGCCGGCGCCCAGCAAGCAGGGCTGA